In one window of Deinococcus cellulosilyticus NBRC 106333 = KACC 11606 DNA:
- a CDS encoding aldo/keto reductase: protein MTHTELKPGKLKLSTIVAGAWRMADWNWNPQDRLHWIEQCIERGVTSFDHADIYGNYSVEGLFGEALALNPELRNQMQLVSKCGIKLISDRRPEHRIKSYDHSKKHIIWSVENSLRELRTDRLDLLLLHRPSPLMQADEVAEAFSELQQQGKVLAFGVSNFTPHQFDLLNSRFELVTNQIELSPLHLDPLHDGTLDQLQKERVAPMVWSPLAQGRIFTDSGERSVRVRLTLERLANEHGVSVATLVYAWILKHPSRPLPITGSQRMQVINEAVQALNVQLSEQDWFEVWQASQGHEVP from the coding sequence ATGACCCACACCGAACTGAAGCCTGGAAAGCTGAAGCTTTCAACCATTGTCGCCGGGGCATGGAGAATGGCTGACTGGAACTGGAACCCGCAAGACAGGCTGCACTGGATCGAGCAATGCATCGAGCGGGGCGTGACCAGTTTCGACCATGCCGACATTTATGGCAATTACAGTGTAGAAGGCCTGTTTGGTGAAGCCCTTGCCCTGAATCCAGAGTTGCGCAACCAGATGCAACTGGTCAGCAAATGCGGCATCAAATTGATCTCAGACCGGAGACCAGAACACCGGATCAAGTCCTACGACCACTCAAAAAAACACATCATCTGGTCGGTCGAAAATTCCCTGAGGGAACTCAGGACCGACCGCCTGGACCTGCTGCTCTTGCACCGCCCGAGTCCCCTCATGCAGGCAGATGAAGTGGCAGAAGCCTTCAGTGAACTGCAACAGCAGGGAAAAGTGCTGGCTTTCGGGGTCTCCAATTTCACCCCTCATCAGTTTGACCTGCTGAACAGTCGATTTGAACTGGTGACCAATCAGATTGAACTCTCCCCCCTGCACCTTGATCCTCTGCACGATGGCACCCTGGACCAGTTGCAAAAAGAACGGGTGGCTCCGATGGTGTGGTCCCCTCTGGCCCAGGGCCGCATTTTCACCGATTCTGGAGAACGCAGTGTCAGGGTCAGGCTGACTCTGGAACGCCTCGCCAACGAACATGGCGTATCTGTTGCAACGCTGGTTTACGCCTGGATTCTGAAACACCCCAGCCGTCCCCTCCCCATCACCGGGTCCCAGCGCATGCAGGTGATCAACGAAGCGGTTCAGGCCCTGAACGTGCAACTGTCGGAACAGGACTGGTTCGAGGTCTGGCAGGCCTCACAAGGGCATGAGGTTCCCTGA
- a CDS encoding acetate kinase produces the protein MRDTLVINCGSSSIKFALIHPQSQTTVVSGLAEKLNETGPLLTVKTARGKETLPLAEQGHAEAMHGILHALESLNLLQDVAAVGHRIVHGGEYFHSATRVNDEVLKAIEACIPLAPLHNPVNLLGLQAALEAFPDLPHVVVFDTAFHQTMPEHAYRYAVPAELYRDHGVRRYGFHGTSHQYVTMKAAEMLGKPLEETCFVSAHLGNGCSITAVKGGQSTDTSMGLTPLEGLVMGTRSGDVDPNLHLFLHQTLGLSIEQITDLLNKKSGLLGLSELSNDCRELEQARLAGHTGASLALEVFCYRLAKYVAAMAVPLGRLDALIFTGGIGENSRFVREKTLSHLGILGLRLDPERNAGLVGGQSGPITLEGGTPALVVGTNEELMIALQTEKVLT, from the coding sequence ATGCGCGATACCCTGGTCATCAACTGCGGAAGTTCTTCCATCAAATTTGCCCTGATTCATCCCCAGAGCCAGACCACAGTGGTGAGTGGCCTGGCCGAGAAGCTCAATGAAACGGGTCCTCTGCTGACCGTCAAAACAGCCAGGGGCAAGGAAACCCTGCCTCTGGCCGAGCAGGGGCACGCTGAAGCCATGCATGGAATTCTGCATGCCCTGGAGTCCCTGAACCTGTTGCAGGATGTGGCTGCCGTCGGGCACCGCATTGTGCACGGTGGTGAATACTTTCATTCGGCCACCCGGGTGAATGATGAAGTGTTAAAAGCCATTGAGGCCTGCATTCCGCTGGCTCCACTGCACAATCCGGTGAACCTGCTGGGCCTTCAGGCCGCCCTGGAAGCCTTTCCAGACCTGCCCCATGTGGTGGTCTTTGACACCGCCTTTCACCAGACCATGCCGGAACATGCCTACAGGTACGCCGTTCCGGCTGAACTGTACCGGGACCATGGGGTGCGGCGTTATGGTTTTCACGGCACCAGCCACCAGTATGTGACCATGAAGGCCGCTGAAATGCTTGGAAAGCCTCTGGAAGAGACCTGCTTTGTCAGTGCCCACCTGGGGAATGGCTGCTCCATCACTGCCGTGAAAGGGGGTCAGAGTACAGACACCAGCATGGGCCTCACCCCCCTTGAAGGCCTGGTGATGGGCACCCGTTCCGGAGATGTGGACCCGAACCTGCACCTCTTTTTGCACCAGACGCTGGGGCTCTCCATCGAACAGATCACGGACCTCCTGAACAAGAAGAGTGGTCTGCTGGGGCTTTCTGAGCTGTCCAACGATTGCCGGGAACTGGAGCAGGCCAGACTTGCCGGTCACACAGGGGCGTCTCTTGCACTGGAAGTGTTCTGTTACCGTCTGGCGAAGTACGTGGCGGCCATGGCGGTTCCGCTGGGCCGCCTGGACGCCCTGATTTTCACCGGAGGCATTGGGGAGAACAGCCGTTTTGTGCGTGAAAAAACCCTCTCTCATCTGGGCATTCTGGGCCTCAGGCTCGACCCGGAGCGCAATGCAGGTCTCGTTGGTGGGCAATCTGGCCCCATCACCCTGGAGGGGGGCACCCCTGCACTGGTGGTGGGCACCAATGAAGAGCTGATGATCGCCCTGCAAACAGAAAAGGTGCTGACATGA
- the pta gene encoding phosphate acetyltransferase codes for MKTFFIAPVGQQVGLSSTALGLVRALQRASLKVGFCKPIAQDHASLDRSVHFAKENCKLHAPAPINLDRAEMFLGQHQEDALMEEVVSVFQRAAEGADVVVVEGLAITGKNPYAHQLNVSMARNLGADTVLVATLAGNPTFELADQLEITAHDFASSSRQAIAGYVLNFADADLDVMKLVHDLRTHSDLLGSLPMLGIIHRNAELAAPRTWDVAQHLHARILNQGHMKMRRVRANMVSARSVNRIVDLFRPGTLVVVPGDREDVIMATSLASLNGIPLAGMLITCGEMPDETILRLCRPALNSDLPVMLVDSNSYHTANLLNQMDPQVPLDDLERMEQVLDFVADRLDTGHLKQNIHVAHERKMPPPAFRYELIQKARVARRRIVLPEGDEPRTVRAAIQCHEKGIAECILLAKPESVQRVAEAQGLTLPDSLRIVDPVSVRSRYVEPMVELRKHKGLTAPMAEHQLEDTVVLGTMMLALGEVDGLVSGAIHTTANTIRPALQLIKTAPNTRIVSSVFFMLMPEQVLVYGDCAVNPNPTAEELADIAIQSADSAAAFGITPRVAMISYSTGTSGAGDDVEKVRQATELAKSKRPDLIIDGPMQYDAASVASVGAQKAPGSPVAGKATVFIFPDLNTGNTTYKAVQRSANVVSVGPMLQGLRKPVNDLSRGALVDDIVYTIALTAIQSTQTQ; via the coding sequence ATGAAAACATTCTTTATTGCTCCTGTCGGACAGCAGGTGGGACTGTCGAGCACGGCCCTTGGGCTGGTGCGGGCCCTGCAGCGTGCCTCTCTGAAAGTGGGTTTCTGCAAACCCATCGCGCAGGACCATGCCAGTCTGGACCGCAGTGTGCATTTTGCCAAGGAGAACTGCAAACTGCACGCCCCTGCTCCCATCAACCTGGACCGCGCCGAGATGTTCCTCGGGCAGCACCAGGAAGACGCCCTGATGGAGGAGGTGGTGAGTGTCTTCCAGCGGGCCGCCGAGGGGGCAGACGTGGTGGTGGTCGAGGGTCTGGCGATCACTGGAAAGAACCCTTATGCCCACCAGCTCAATGTGTCGATGGCCCGCAACCTCGGAGCAGACACCGTGCTGGTCGCCACACTTGCCGGGAACCCCACGTTTGAACTGGCAGACCAGCTGGAGATCACCGCCCATGACTTCGCCAGCAGCAGCAGGCAGGCCATTGCCGGTTATGTGCTGAATTTTGCTGATGCCGATCTGGACGTGATGAAGCTGGTCCATGACCTGCGCACCCACAGCGACCTGCTGGGCAGTTTGCCGATGCTGGGGATCATTCACCGCAACGCTGAACTGGCTGCCCCGAGAACCTGGGATGTGGCCCAGCACCTGCACGCCAGAATCCTGAACCAGGGTCACATGAAGATGCGCCGGGTGCGGGCGAACATGGTTTCTGCCCGTTCGGTGAACCGCATTGTGGACCTGTTCCGTCCCGGGACACTGGTGGTGGTCCCCGGAGACCGCGAGGATGTGATCATGGCGACCAGTCTGGCCAGCCTCAACGGCATCCCTCTGGCAGGCATGCTGATCACCTGTGGCGAAATGCCCGACGAAACCATCCTCAGGCTGTGCCGCCCGGCCCTGAATTCGGATCTGCCCGTCATGCTGGTGGATTCCAACAGCTACCACACTGCAAATCTGCTGAACCAGATGGACCCACAGGTGCCCCTTGATGACCTGGAACGCATGGAGCAGGTGCTGGACTTCGTGGCGGACCGTCTGGACACCGGGCACCTCAAGCAGAACATCCACGTGGCCCATGAGCGCAAGATGCCCCCTCCGGCTTTCCGTTATGAACTCATCCAGAAAGCACGGGTGGCCCGAAGGCGCATTGTCCTCCCTGAAGGGGATGAACCCCGCACCGTGCGTGCAGCCATCCAGTGCCACGAGAAAGGCATTGCCGAGTGCATCCTGCTTGCCAAGCCTGAGAGTGTCCAGCGGGTGGCCGAAGCACAGGGCCTGACGCTCCCGGACTCCCTGCGCATTGTGGACCCGGTGTCCGTGCGCAGCCGTTATGTGGAACCGATGGTGGAACTCCGCAAGCACAAGGGCCTCACCGCGCCCATGGCCGAACACCAGCTTGAGGACACCGTGGTGCTGGGCACCATGATGCTGGCCCTCGGTGAGGTGGACGGTCTGGTCAGTGGGGCCATCCACACCACCGCCAACACCATCCGTCCTGCCCTGCAACTCATCAAGACTGCCCCCAACACCCGCATTGTCAGCAGTGTCTTTTTCATGCTGATGCCCGAACAGGTGCTGGTCTACGGAGATTGCGCAGTGAACCCCAACCCCACTGCAGAAGAGCTGGCAGACATTGCCATTCAGTCGGCAGACTCTGCTGCAGCGTTCGGGATCACCCCGAGGGTTGCCATGATCAGTTACTCCACCGGAACCTCCGGAGCTGGGGACGATGTGGAGAAGGTCCGTCAGGCCACGGAACTGGCAAAAAGCAAGCGGCCAGACCTGATCATTGACGGTCCAATGCAGTATGACGCTGCGAGTGTGGCCAGTGTGGGCGCACAGAAGGCTCCAGGCAGTCCGGTGGCAGGCAAGGCCACGGTGTTCATCTTCCCTGATCTGAACACCGGGAACACCACCTACAAGGCCGTGCAGCGCAGTGCCAACGTGGTGAGTGTGGGTCCGATGCTGCAGGGTTTGCGCAAACCCGTCAACGACCTGTCCCGGGGTGCACTGGTGGATGACATCGTGTACACCATTGCCCTCACGGCCATCCAGTCCACGCAAACGCAGTAA
- a CDS encoding SDR family oxidoreductase: protein MKYQNALITGGSKGIGYSIAKTLLEAGLNVTITARKQEELDAAAQSLGQPEKVLAVKADAREYSQLEAAVQAHLEKFGALDVVVANAGVGVFKPVQDLSIEDWHAVIDTNLTGVFYTLKASVDALSKTKGYLITISSLAGKNPFAGGAAYNASKFGLNGFTEAAMLDLRALGIKATQIMPGSVATHFNNHTPNEQDAWKIQPEDIAQIVQDLLEMNERTLPSRVEVRPSQPKKG, encoded by the coding sequence ATGAAATATCAGAATGCACTGATCACCGGCGGTTCCAAAGGCATCGGATACAGCATTGCAAAAACCCTGCTCGAAGCAGGACTGAACGTCACCATCACCGCTCGCAAACAGGAAGAGCTTGACGCTGCAGCCCAGTCTCTGGGACAGCCCGAAAAAGTGCTGGCGGTCAAAGCAGATGCCAGAGAATACAGCCAGCTTGAAGCCGCAGTGCAGGCCCACCTTGAGAAATTCGGTGCACTGGATGTGGTGGTGGCCAACGCAGGGGTGGGTGTGTTCAAACCCGTGCAGGACCTCAGCATTGAAGACTGGCATGCGGTCATCGACACCAACCTCACCGGAGTGTTCTACACCCTCAAGGCCAGTGTGGATGCCCTCAGCAAAACCAAAGGATACCTGATCACCATTTCCAGTCTGGCAGGCAAAAACCCCTTCGCTGGAGGGGCAGCTTACAACGCCAGCAAATTTGGCCTCAATGGCTTCACCGAAGCGGCCATGCTGGACCTCCGTGCCCTGGGCATCAAAGCCACCCAGATCATGCCGGGAAGTGTCGCCACCCACTTCAACAACCACACCCCGAATGAACAGGACGCCTGGAAAATCCAGCCCGAAGACATCGCCCAGATTGTGCAGGACCTGCTGGAGATGAATGAAAGAACCCTGCCTTCCAGGGTGGAAGTGCGCCCAAGCCAGCCCAAAAAAGGCTGA
- a CDS encoding MerR family transcriptional regulator — protein sequence MRPLVPIGRFSQVTRISVSLLRHYDEIGLLKPAHIEPSGYRYYSLSQAQDAERIRWLRSLDFSLEAIRDLLQIQDPLELQRRMQQHRDQLEKELVQLQQKIAALEEPPHLLLSRHEVFVREEEGWHAITHTETSTFLQIQQNLGALFASLYRRAADLNLRPNGAPFLMYHDQEFREEDLTVEAGIPVVAPSKDCPEVQMFPTGLVLHTLHSGPYDALSGAYTALLEGMQGLGHGPAGPPREVYLIGPSQVAAAQQYRTEVCWPIR from the coding sequence ATGAGACCCCTGGTTCCCATTGGCCGTTTCTCCCAGGTGACCCGCATTTCGGTCTCGCTGCTCAGGCATTACGACGAAATCGGGCTGTTGAAACCGGCGCACATCGAGCCATCGGGGTACCGTTACTACAGCCTCTCTCAGGCACAGGATGCCGAAAGAATCCGCTGGTTGAGGTCCCTGGATTTCTCGCTGGAGGCCATTCGGGACCTGTTACAAATACAAGACCCCCTGGAACTCCAGCGCCGCATGCAGCAGCACCGGGACCAACTGGAGAAGGAGCTTGTGCAGTTGCAACAGAAAATTGCTGCTCTGGAAGAGCCTCCGCACCTGCTCCTCTCCAGGCATGAGGTTTTTGTGCGAGAAGAGGAAGGGTGGCACGCCATCACCCACACAGAAACCTCCACGTTTTTGCAGATCCAGCAGAACCTGGGTGCCCTCTTTGCATCCCTTTACAGGAGGGCCGCCGACCTGAACCTGAGGCCGAATGGTGCTCCTTTCCTGATGTATCACGATCAGGAATTCCGGGAAGAGGACCTCACGGTGGAAGCTGGAATTCCCGTTGTGGCTCCATCAAAGGACTGCCCCGAGGTCCAGATGTTTCCCACCGGTCTGGTGCTTCACACCTTGCATTCCGGTCCATATGATGCGCTCTCAGGGGCATACACGGCGCTGCTGGAAGGGATGCAGGGTCTGGGCCACGGTCCAGCAGGACCTCCCAGAGAGGTGTACCTGATTGGCCCTTCTCAGGTGGCGGCTGCACAGCAGTACCGCACTGAGGTGTGCTGGCCCATCAGGTGA
- a CDS encoding GyrI-like domain-containing protein: MNTLLKAPRAPKRHDPELLQLPPVQCLMLDGTGDPNTAPAFKTAVSALYSLSYAIKFALKKLGTEHKVQPLEGLWWMGNEQAPEFDAVQASREHWHWTLMIQQPDHLTPALFEQIRSEVIRKKGLDRLSEVRLETFTEGQVAQVLHVGPFSAEGETIERLHNSIAAQALSISGKHHEIYLSDFTRAAPEKLKTLIRYPVTSR; the protein is encoded by the coding sequence ATGAACACCCTGCTGAAAGCCCCCAGAGCCCCGAAACGCCACGATCCTGAGCTTCTACAGTTGCCTCCGGTCCAGTGCCTGATGCTGGATGGCACAGGAGACCCCAACACTGCCCCTGCTTTTAAAACAGCTGTTTCTGCCCTCTACAGCCTGTCTTACGCCATCAAATTTGCCCTGAAAAAGCTGGGCACTGAACACAAGGTGCAACCCCTTGAGGGCCTCTGGTGGATGGGAAACGAGCAAGCTCCTGAATTTGATGCGGTGCAGGCCAGCCGTGAACACTGGCACTGGACCCTGATGATCCAGCAACCAGACCACCTGACTCCAGCGCTCTTTGAGCAGATCCGTTCAGAAGTGATTCGCAAGAAAGGGCTGGACAGGCTGAGTGAGGTGCGACTGGAAACCTTCACGGAAGGGCAGGTGGCCCAGGTCCTGCATGTGGGCCCATTCAGCGCGGAAGGGGAGACCATTGAGCGGCTGCACAACTCGATTGCAGCGCAGGCCCTGAGCATCTCAGGGAAACACCATGAGATCTACCTGTCTGATTTCACCCGTGCTGCTCCTGAGAAACTGAAAACCCTGATCCGTTACCCTGTGACCAGCCGATGA
- the rpiA gene encoding ribose 5-phosphate isomerase A, with amino-acid sequence MSLEALKEQAAIKAVSYIQSGMRVGLGTGSTAKYAILELARKLRDGELTNIVAVATSIDSERLARENGITVLDLDPTPLDIAIDGADEISPTLDLIKGLGAALLREKIVEIQAKEFIVIADHTKLVSHLGQKAPVPVEVVQFGIQSTLQRLSKFGEPKLREKNGELLITDNGNFIADLWFNHPNPTALERDLKGTLGVVDTGFFLGMAARAIVAHEDRVEEFSRA; translated from the coding sequence ATGAGCCTCGAAGCCCTGAAGGAACAGGCGGCCATCAAGGCTGTAAGTTATATCCAGAGTGGCATGCGGGTCGGTCTGGGGACGGGTTCCACCGCAAAGTATGCCATTCTGGAACTGGCCCGCAAACTCCGCGATGGTGAACTGACGAACATTGTTGCTGTGGCCACCAGCATCGACAGCGAGCGTCTGGCCCGTGAAAATGGCATCACCGTGCTGGACCTGGACCCCACCCCTCTGGACATTGCCATCGATGGGGCAGATGAGATCTCTCCCACGCTGGACCTGATCAAAGGCCTCGGTGCTGCTCTGCTGCGCGAGAAAATTGTGGAGATCCAGGCAAAAGAGTTCATTGTGATTGCCGACCACACCAAACTGGTGTCTCATCTCGGGCAGAAGGCCCCTGTGCCTGTGGAAGTGGTGCAGTTTGGCATCCAGAGCACCCTGCAGCGCCTCTCGAAGTTCGGTGAGCCTAAACTTCGAGAGAAGAACGGTGAGCTCCTGATCACGGACAACGGCAATTTCATCGCGGACCTCTGGTTCAACCATCCCAACCCCACTGCACTGGAACGGGACCTCAAAGGCACCCTGGGTGTGGTGGACACCGGATTCTTTCTGGGCATGGCCGCCAGGGCCATTGTTGCCCATGAAGACCGTGTGGAAGAATTCAGCCGGGCCTGA
- a CDS encoding peroxiredoxin, producing the protein MSKLEPLQQMPDFQLQDQNGKTHSLSDYRGKYVVLYVYPKDDTPGCTKEACDFRDNLELKQLGVQVLGLSKDDQESHTAFAEKYSLPFPLLSDLSGEYINEIGAWGTKNNFGTITEGIKRTTFVIDPEGKVVKAWYMVKVDGHAESVLKTIKADMEKRAK; encoded by the coding sequence GTGAGCAAACTCGAACCCCTTCAACAGATGCCTGATTTTCAGCTGCAGGACCAGAACGGCAAGACGCACAGCCTCTCCGATTACAGGGGCAAGTATGTGGTGCTTTATGTGTACCCCAAGGACGACACTCCTGGATGCACCAAAGAGGCCTGCGATTTCCGGGACAACCTTGAACTCAAGCAACTCGGGGTTCAGGTGCTGGGCCTCAGCAAAGACGATCAGGAGAGCCACACGGCTTTTGCCGAGAAGTACAGCCTGCCTTTCCCCCTGCTCTCCGACCTGAGTGGCGAATACATCAACGAAATTGGGGCCTGGGGCACCAAGAACAACTTTGGCACCATCACCGAAGGCATCAAGCGCACCACCTTCGTGATTGATCCAGAAGGCAAAGTGGTCAAAGCCTGGTACATGGTCAAGGTGGATGGGCACGCCGAGAGTGTGCTCAAAACCATCAAAGCTGACATGGAAAAGAGGGCAAAATGA
- a CDS encoding glycoside hydrolase family 36 protein — translation MKEHIITAHHTWTLPLDHYDILLNGYQSWSDADLRPLSDTQTAPILEALIKQGYDIQFPPTGQAGVWRSHHLIALVTEKGAYIGFALSAKTSVACWEARIEQNAVTVTLKVDGTPEEVVFEWTDQPIQRIEDLSRQFAQNMQAPVWNPVRVWCSWYSYYRNITERDFIENARIARELDLPFDYFQLDDGYQNDLGDWLEKRPTFQGDVAGIPAQMERLGFKAGLWMAPFIASPTSQLFQNHPEWFLRDTQGQLVIAGDNWDNDYYALDLSQQEVLDWLEDLARTFRSFGYSYFKLDFLFAGALPGVRQNGLSRTEAYRKGMEAFKKGAGDAFLLGCGAPLAQSVGLVDAMRIGPDVTPFWDDYARRRWVKDGSHPSLKGTLQTCLSRFYQHHWYMPDPDVMIARQKLSLLSDQERESLLRLVQVTGGLLASSDPLMLLEQKDIDLLRTSLEFHPRDLPATLNERFGLAPTHYRTVTFNLTEELQDGIAPHASRKAEGRGPRAEGMALHGIG, via the coding sequence ATGAAAGAACACATCATCACCGCCCATCACACCTGGACCCTCCCCCTGGACCACTACGACATCCTGCTCAACGGCTACCAGAGCTGGAGTGACGCCGACCTCCGACCCCTCAGCGACACCCAGACCGCCCCCATTCTGGAAGCACTGATCAAACAGGGCTATGACATCCAGTTCCCACCCACCGGACAGGCAGGCGTGTGGCGGAGCCACCACCTGATTGCCCTGGTGACCGAAAAAGGGGCTTACATCGGGTTTGCCCTCTCCGCAAAAACCAGCGTGGCCTGCTGGGAAGCCCGAATTGAACAGAATGCCGTGACCGTCACTTTGAAGGTCGATGGCACCCCCGAAGAAGTGGTCTTTGAGTGGACCGATCAGCCCATACAGCGCATTGAAGACCTCTCCAGACAGTTCGCTCAGAACATGCAGGCCCCAGTGTGGAATCCTGTGCGGGTGTGGTGCAGCTGGTACTCCTACTACCGCAACATCACCGAGCGTGACTTCATCGAGAACGCCCGGATTGCCCGTGAACTCGACCTCCCCTTCGATTATTTCCAGCTCGATGACGGTTACCAGAACGACCTCGGCGACTGGCTGGAAAAACGCCCCACCTTCCAGGGAGATGTGGCAGGCATCCCTGCCCAGATGGAGAGGCTTGGGTTCAAAGCAGGCCTGTGGATGGCTCCATTCATTGCCAGTCCCACCAGTCAACTCTTTCAGAACCATCCAGAGTGGTTCCTGAGAGACACCCAGGGACAGCTGGTGATTGCTGGAGACAACTGGGACAACGATTATTACGCCCTGGACCTCAGCCAGCAGGAGGTGCTGGACTGGCTGGAAGACCTCGCCCGCACGTTCAGAAGTTTCGGATACAGCTACTTCAAGCTGGATTTCCTTTTTGCAGGAGCCCTGCCCGGCGTGCGCCAGAACGGACTCAGCAGAACAGAAGCCTACCGAAAAGGAATGGAAGCCTTCAAAAAAGGCGCAGGAGACGCTTTTCTTCTGGGATGCGGTGCCCCTCTGGCCCAGAGTGTCGGCCTGGTAGACGCCATGCGCATTGGACCCGACGTGACCCCCTTCTGGGACGATTACGCCCGACGCAGGTGGGTCAAAGATGGAAGCCACCCCAGCCTGAAAGGCACCCTGCAAACCTGCCTGAGCCGCTTCTACCAGCACCACTGGTACATGCCCGACCCCGACGTGATGATCGCCCGCCAGAAACTCAGCCTGCTCAGCGACCAGGAACGGGAATCCCTGCTGAGACTCGTGCAAGTCACAGGAGGACTGCTGGCCTCAAGCGATCCCCTGATGCTGCTTGAACAGAAAGACATTGACCTGCTGAGGACCTCTCTGGAATTCCATCCCCGGGACCTGCCCGCCACCCTCAACGAGCGGTTTGGTCTTGCCCCCACCCATTACCGCACGGTGACTTTTAACCTGACCGAAGAGCTGCAGGATGGGATTGCGCCTCATGCCAGCAGGAAAGCCGAGGGCCGAGGGCCGAGGGCCGAAGGCATGGCACTTCATGGCATTGGCTAA
- a CDS encoding ABC transporter substrate-binding protein translates to MKKFVTLSSILALTSALSTASAATTVDYWLWDSAQLPAYQQCAKDFTKLNPDINIKITQKGWDDYWTGITTGFVAGTAPDVFTNHLSKYPEFAANGQIVDFAPWIKRDSVKTNIYLEGLYSLWGRDGKQYGLPKDWDTVAIIYNKDMLKKAGISEKTLNALKWNPKDGGSFEKVIAQLTLDQNGNNGLSKNFDKTKVKQYGLLNPYDPNPYGQTGWSWLAVSNGFKYNDGLYATKYYYDDPRLAETIQWLTDLSLKKGFLIPYKDIRGLGANSQFVAGKGAMTTDGSWMIKWYIDNAKFDVGFALLPVGPTGKRTSMFNGLADSIWVGSKKKEEAWKWVKYLGSPACENVVGKYGAVFPAVNSGVNLALATHKKNGADVSAFTKTAKAKGSTFLFPITDNASQINSIMTTALENVFLGKTPAAEALKEANQKVNALFK, encoded by the coding sequence ATGAAAAAGTTTGTGACCCTCAGCAGCATCCTTGCCCTCACTTCCGCCCTCTCCACCGCCAGTGCCGCCACCACCGTGGATTACTGGCTGTGGGACAGCGCACAGCTTCCTGCCTACCAGCAGTGCGCAAAAGACTTCACCAAACTCAACCCTGACATCAACATCAAGATCACCCAGAAAGGCTGGGACGACTACTGGACCGGGATCACCACCGGATTTGTGGCTGGAACGGCACCCGACGTCTTCACCAACCACCTCTCCAAGTACCCCGAGTTTGCGGCAAACGGTCAGATTGTGGATTTCGCCCCCTGGATCAAACGAGACAGTGTGAAAACCAACATCTACCTGGAAGGCCTGTACTCCCTGTGGGGCAGAGACGGCAAACAATACGGCCTGCCCAAGGACTGGGACACCGTTGCCATCATCTACAACAAAGACATGCTGAAAAAAGCCGGGATCAGCGAAAAAACCCTGAATGCCCTGAAGTGGAACCCCAAAGACGGTGGCTCCTTCGAGAAAGTGATTGCCCAGTTGACCCTCGACCAGAACGGCAACAATGGTCTCTCCAAGAACTTCGACAAAACCAAAGTCAAGCAGTACGGCCTCCTGAACCCTTATGATCCCAACCCCTACGGGCAGACGGGCTGGAGCTGGCTTGCCGTGTCCAACGGCTTCAAATACAACGATGGACTTTATGCCACCAAATACTACTATGACGATCCCAGACTGGCCGAGACCATCCAGTGGCTCACCGACCTCAGCCTCAAGAAAGGCTTCCTGATTCCCTACAAGGACATCCGGGGTCTCGGTGCAAACAGCCAGTTCGTGGCCGGTAAAGGGGCCATGACCACGGACGGAAGCTGGATGATCAAGTGGTACATCGACAACGCCAAATTCGATGTGGGCTTCGCCCTGTTGCCCGTGGGTCCCACCGGAAAACGCACCAGCATGTTCAACGGTCTCGCGGACAGCATCTGGGTCGGCAGCAAGAAGAAAGAGGAAGCCTGGAAATGGGTCAAGTACCTGGGTTCTCCTGCCTGTGAAAATGTGGTCGGCAAGTACGGTGCGGTGTTCCCGGCCGTCAACAGTGGTGTGAACCTGGCCCTCGCCACCCACAAGAAGAATGGGGCAGACGTCTCCGCCTTCACCAAGACCGCCAAGGCCAAAGGCAGCACCTTCCTGTTCCCGATCACCGACAACGCCAGCCAGATCAACTCGATCATGACCACTGCGCTCGAAAACGTCTTCCTGGGCAAAACCCCTGCAGCGGAAGCCCTGAAGGAAGCCAACCAGAAAGTCAACGCCCTCTTCAAGTAA